A single region of the Salipaludibacillus sp. LMS25 genome encodes:
- the truB gene encoding tRNA pseudouridine(55) synthase TruB translates to MTGIFPLWKPKGMTSFTAVKEVGKRFGTKKAGHTGTLDPDVEGVLPICLGKATKLVEYLTADTKTYCGEVMLGVSTTTEDASGEIVAEAYIEDVMTRHDVEDIFEELTGTIEQVPPMYSAVKIKGKKLYEYAREGKTIDRPARQVTIYELKLTSDPLLQEGKVSFTFEVTCSKGTYIRTLCVAMGEKLGYPAHMASLTREASGTFNRKSCYSLEDLADAADKNTQERLLISVEQALTQFPVVKVDEETEKKVLQGAILPLHGEAAVDENLWALYNQREECLALYKKDPKRDGMMKPEKMIRSIHD, encoded by the coding sequence ATAACAGGTATTTTCCCGCTATGGAAACCGAAAGGTATGACATCATTCACTGCTGTTAAAGAAGTAGGTAAACGGTTTGGAACGAAAAAAGCTGGCCATACTGGGACGCTTGATCCAGATGTGGAAGGCGTACTCCCGATTTGTTTAGGGAAAGCGACTAAACTTGTTGAATATTTAACAGCTGACACTAAAACATACTGTGGTGAGGTAATGCTAGGAGTGTCAACTACAACAGAGGATGCCTCGGGTGAGATCGTTGCCGAAGCTTATATAGAAGACGTCATGACGCGACATGACGTAGAAGACATTTTTGAAGAACTTACTGGCACAATAGAACAAGTGCCGCCTATGTACTCAGCTGTAAAAATTAAAGGTAAAAAACTGTATGAATATGCACGAGAGGGAAAAACAATAGACAGGCCGGCACGCCAAGTGACGATATACGAGTTAAAACTTACCTCCGATCCTCTTTTACAAGAAGGGAAGGTTTCATTTACATTCGAGGTAACGTGCAGTAAAGGCACTTACATAAGGACCCTCTGTGTAGCCATGGGAGAAAAACTAGGTTATCCTGCTCATATGGCAAGCTTGACGCGGGAAGCATCAGGTACCTTTAATCGTAAAAGTTGTTATTCACTTGAGGATTTAGCGGATGCAGCTGATAAAAATACCCAAGAACGACTCCTTATCTCAGTGGAGCAAGCATTAACGCAATTTCCTGTTGTTAAAGTAGATGAAGAAACTGAAAAAAAAGTGTTACAAGGGGCTATTCTCCCTTTACATGGTGAGGCTGCTGTGGACGAAAATCTGTGGGCTTTGTATAATCAACGAGAGGAATGTCTTGCTTTATACAAAAAAGATCCTAAACGTGACGGGATGATGAAACCAGAAAAAATGATTAGATCAATTCACGACTAA
- the rbfA gene encoding 30S ribosome-binding factor RbfA, giving the protein MSKVRANRVGEQIKKELTDIIQRGLKDPRIGFVTVTDVEVTGDLQQATAFITVFGEEEEKEKTLQALEKAKGFIRSEIGKRIQLRKTPELSFSFDKSIEQGNRIDALLRKLNEEEK; this is encoded by the coding sequence ATGAGTAAAGTTCGTGCCAATCGGGTAGGAGAACAAATCAAAAAAGAATTGACAGATATTATTCAACGTGGCCTGAAGGATCCTAGAATTGGTTTTGTGACAGTTACAGATGTAGAAGTGACTGGTGACTTGCAGCAGGCAACCGCATTTATTACAGTGTTTGGAGAAGAGGAAGAAAAAGAAAAAACACTTCAAGCTCTAGAAAAAGCCAAAGGTTTTATCCGTTCGGAAATAGGGAAACGAATTCAATTGAGAAAAACACCTGAACTATCATTTAGTTTTGATAAAAGCATTGAGCAAGGAAATAGAATTGATGCCTTGCTTCGCAAACTAAATGAAGAAGAAAAATAA